The following proteins are encoded in a genomic region of Nerophis lumbriciformis linkage group LG23, RoL_Nlum_v2.1, whole genome shotgun sequence:
- the jagn1b gene encoding protein jagunal homolog 1-B: MASRAGPRAAGTDGSDFQHRERVASHYQMSVALKSEIRKLNIVHLLLWMLMAAQVTVSQLGLVSHKTIASPYQWEYPYLLSIIPTVFCFLALPRNNISYLVISMISAGLFSVAPLIYGSMEMFPYAQQLYRLGKAYRFIFGFSAVSVMYLVIVIAVQVHGWQIYYSKKLLDQWFTSTQEKKKK, from the exons ATGGCTTCCCGGGCAGGACCGCGGGCTGCGGGCACGGACGGCAGTGACTTCCAGCACAGGGAGCGTGTTGCCTCGCACTACCAGATGAG CGTTGCCCTCAAGTCTGAAATCCGCAAACTCAACATCGTGCACCTGTTGCTGTGGATGCTGATGGCAGCTCAG GTGACCGTAAGCCAGCTGGGTCTGGTGTCCCACAAGACGATCGCCTCACCATACCAGTGGGAGTACCCGTACCTCCTCAGCATCATCCCTACCGTCTTCTGCTTCCTGGCTTTGCCTCGTAACAACATCAGCTACTTGGTCATCTCCATGATCAGCGCCGGGCTTTTCTCAGTGGCGCCGCTCATCTACGGGAGCATGGAGATGTTCCCTTACGCTCAGCAGCTCTATCGGCTCGGGAAAGCCTACCGCTTCATCTTTGGCTTCTCGGCGGTGTCGGTCATGTATCTGGTGATCGTCATTGCCGTGCAAGTGCACGGCTGGCAGATCTACTACAGCAAGAAGCTGCTGGACCAATGGTTCACCAGCAcgcaggagaagaagaagaaataa
- the LOC133622523 gene encoding uncharacterized protein: MGSMFFHHIHLFIVLLHQAHGGAFYRSKTAPQQHQPQYNDGHPQQPFLGNEMPLLGQYGQELPQLPFQLGKERLLTEGKGQTFPRGAKGPPHPGSKGQDVRVGSQGIQGPTGPPGPQGPPGLPGQGLQGVPGKAGPPGPQGYQGIGKPGMPGLPGKPGGPGFTGPRGDSGPSGGEGSIGLPGPPGLPGPPGLPGILKAGGQGLPGQQGPQGEPGQRGLPGFNGPPGPRGDKGLGIPGLPGLKGSIGPPGPPGHAGISGIGKPGINGLPGQPGISGKPGLRGEPGPYGPPGERGQPGLPGISGLGKPGQDGFKGQPGIPGGKGEHGSPGLQGSPGVPGYGKPGFPGPKGHKGHSGIPGSPGPKGDKGHEGFPGINGPTGSSGIPGPPGPIGPAGSIGFPGQKGEYGDGGPIGKPGLKGDVGPTGLTGQSGLTGKAGQPGLRGLQGPTGPKGEPGNKGLFGAPGTLGLTGPRGESGQHGDEGQKGPQGIPGLTGPGGPIGPPGLPGQKGETGPPGIPGYPGAGIPGPAGEVGPKGNSGPGGTPGLPGQPGQPGPPGPPGSPAVYPDLGQTLPVSGPYNGQKQGYKKQNGVYMGSNALEMPAFTAKLTDPFPPVGSPVIFDKVLHNGNQDYNPQNGIFTCSVPGIYYFAYHVHCKGNNVWVALTKNNKPVMYTYDECGKGLLDQASGGSVLPLQQADTVHILLPSDQAAGLYASQYVHSTFSGYLLYPN; the protein is encoded by the exons ATGGGGTCTATGTTCTTCCATCACATCCACCTATTCATCGTCTTGCTCCACCAGGCCCACGGCGGTGCGTTCTACAGAAGCAAGACAGCTCCTCAGCAACACCAGCCTCAGTACAATGATGGCCATCCTCAACAGCCCTTTTTAGGGAATGAGATGCCATTACTGGGTCAGTACGGACAGGAGCTCCCTCAGCTTCCGTTTCAGTTGGGGAAAGAGCGACTGCTGACTGAAGGCAAAG GACAAACATTCCCCAGAGGAGCCAAAGGCCCACCTCACCCTGGTTCTAAAGGACAAGATGTCCGAGTTGGATCGCAGGGAATTCAGGGCCCAACGGGACCACCGGGACCTCAAGGGCCACCAGGTCTGCCAGGCCAGGGATTGCAAGGCGTGCCAGGAAAGGCAGGCCCTCCCGGTCCTCAGGGCTACCAAGGaattggaaaaccgggaatgccCGGATTGCCTGGGAAACCGGGAGGACCTGGATTTACCGGGCCACGGGGTGATTCAGGACCAAGTGGGGGTGAAGGGTCAATTGGACTTCCTGGTCCTCCAGGACTTCCGGGTCCACCTGGCCTCCCCGGGATTTTGAAGGCAGGAGGACAGGGCCTGCCAGGACAACAAGGTCCTCAAGGTGAGCCAGGTCAAAGAGGCCTGCCCGGGTTTAATGGCCCACCAGGCCCCAGGGGAGACAAAGGACTTGGTATACCCGGTTTACCCGGATTGAAAGGATCTATTGGACCACCAGGGCCACCTGGACATGCTGGCATCTCTGGAATTGGAAAACCTGGCATAAATGGTCTCCCCGGGCAGCCAGGAATATCAGGAAAACCTGGTCTTCGTGGGGAACCTGGGCCTTACGGACCACCTGGTGAGAGAGGACAACCAGGTCTTCCTGGTATATCAGGACTTGGAAAACCAGGGCAGGATGGCTTTAAAGGGCAACCAGGGATTCCTGGTGGAAAAGGTGAACATGGTTCTCCAGGATTACAAGGAAGTCCAGGTGTGCCTGGTTATGGCAAACCGGGCTTTCCAGGACCCAAAGGTCACAAGGGACACAGCGGGATCCCTGGATCTCCAGGCCCAAAAGGAGATAAGGGTCATGAAGGTTTTCCAGGTATTAATGGTCCTACTGGTTCCAGTGGTATACCTGGCCCACCAGGCCCAATAGGGCCCGCAGGTAGCATTGGCTTCCCAGGGCAAAAGGGAGAATATGGTGATGGTGGGCCGATAGGAAAACCAGGATTAAAAGGAGATGTAGGCCCTACAGGCCTTACGGGACAGTCAGGTTTGACAGGCAAGGCAGGACAACCAGGACTGAGAGGGCTTCAAGGACCAACTGGCCCCAAGGGGGAGCCTGGCAATAAGGGGTTATTTGGTGCCCCTGGTACTTTAGGATTAACTGGGCCAAGAGGGGAGAGTGGTCAACATGGTGATGAAGGCCAAAAGGGACCACAGGGGATTCCAGGACTTACAGGACCAGGTGGACCAATTGGACCTCCTGGGCTTCCTGGTCAAAAAGGGGAAACAGGTCCTCCTGGGATACCTGGCTATCCCGGGGCTGGAATACCTGGACCTGCTGGTGAGGTTGGTCCAAAAGGTAACTCTGGCCCGGGTGGGACTCCCGGACTTCCTGGACAACCAGGACAACCTGGACCCCCTGGTCCTCCAGGTAGCCCTGCTGTATATCCTGACCTTGGACAGACCCTGCCAGTTTCAGGTCCATATAATGGCCAGAAACAAGGGTACAAGAAGCAAAACGGCGTCTACATGGGTAGTAATGCTTTGGAAATGCCGGCTTTCACAGCAAAGCTCACTGATCCGTTTCCTCCTGTCGGTTCCCCTGTTATTTTTGACAAAGTGCTACACAACGGAAATCAGGACTACAATCCCCAAAATGGCATTTTTACCTGTAGCGTACCAGGAATTTACTACTTTGCTTACCATGTCCACTGTAAAGGGAATAACGTGTGGGTGGCGCTGACGAAGAACAACAAGCCCGTCATGTACACGTATGACGAGTGCGGCAAGGGCTTGCTGGATCAGGCATCAGGTGGCTCTGTGCTCCCGCTACAGCAGGCCGACACGGTCCACATCCTGCTCCCGTCCGACCAGGCAGCAGGACTTTATGCTAGTCAGTATGTCCACTCCACCTTTTCTGGGTACTTATTGTACCCAAACTAA